In Zingiber officinale cultivar Zhangliang chromosome 3B, Zo_v1.1, whole genome shotgun sequence, a single window of DNA contains:
- the LOC122055714 gene encoding uncharacterized protein LOC122055714 isoform X2 — protein sequence MASSTATLFLLPPAIYDLRQRAKPKAAPPSSALRWNPLFLSCNRLPKCRFFPPPAQDNLGIVSSCSSSSDGVAEGEEIQRQKPKSGGGVSSLSSLLEAFSAPSGPPLVAVFLGVFLIAASPCAALLSAVSSFPCHLSYSSWCHTVLSSFHISSTQLENGRDNFVLSLLLMGSAAVTLVAGFFSDKPKLQVSTPDSFALALYWSFENEDKAILEESRSVRTDYFASQTFFKNQGDALGISSLKGRKFVMKWNNQHAKRQILQSLSLDDIRRSFMTAVATTSPRCLIPSDCDAKILLVSDSDVQEVQVELTNDEDEIDERERLRRARISKANKGNVPWNKGKKHSAETLRRIREGTKLAMQNPKVKMKLTTLGHAQSEETRAKIGAGVREGWRRRRQRLSVQDGCFFEWKNIIAESARKGSAGEYKLQWDSFNTQERQLKQEWLESIEKRKQMPKPKGNSRAPKSLEQRRKISEAILAKWTDQEYRARVCSALNKYHSTSNPRERNQRKPSSTPRTSDTVPKKTTKSNSITKVNISPKQVGSKTRKNSTPSYKDPMASYKFKILKKIKEQRTAKEAKDATEKAKLLIAEAEKVAKTLEMAAPKSSLAQASLMETRMLIAEARRSIEIIEAGTLTMQEFRDEKSLDSSGKLNHFQSSSGLPNTEKLDQRPVNGFHHPISTETRPKYMNFDKLSSETAVNGWTPSMATQNTEYMEVGLTLDTESVAKGVENSNGSFISRSKKYEADPSKGDSEAPGVETSLPTSTFPVKSKKRWFRGRLVEVEDDGVTEQDRIGKNK from the exons ATGGCTTCTTCCACCGCAACTTTGTTCCTCCTGCCTCCAGCAATCTACGACCTCCGCCAGCGAGCCAAACCTAAGGCCGCGCCGCCTTCTTCTGCTCTGAGATGGAACCCTTTGTTCCTCAGTTGCAATCGCCTCCCGAAATGTCGGTTCTTCCCCCCTCCGGCCCAAGATAATCTTGGTATAGTTTCGTCGTGTTCTTCCTCTTCCGATGGGGTGGCAGAGGGCGAGGAAATACAgcggcaaaaaccaaaatctggCGGCGGCGTTTCCTCCTTGAGTTCGCTTCTTGAAGCCTTCAGTGCTCCCAGTGGTCCGCCGCTGGTTGCCGTCTTCTTGGGTGTCTTTTTGATTGCTGCCAGTCCCTGCGCCGCCCTTTTGTCCGCCGTATCCTCCTTCCCATGCcatctctcctattcttcttgGTGTCACACGGTGCTCTCCTCTTTTCACATCAGTTCTACTCAACTTGAAAATGGCCGCGATAACTTCGTTCTTTCTCTTCTGCTGATGGGTTCTGCAGCCGTGACGTTGGTCGCTGGCTTCTTCTCAGATAAACCTAAGCTTCAG GTGAGCACGCCTGATTCATTTGCACTTGCTCTTTATTGGTCATTTGAGAATGAAGATAAAGCTATCTTAGAGGAATCGAGGAGTGTGCGAACAG ATTATTTTGCTTCACAAACTTTCTTCAAAAATCAGGGAGATGCACTTGGAATTTCATCCCTTAAGGGGAGAAAGTTCGTTATGAAGTGGAACAATCAACATGCCAAAAGACAGATCCTTCAAAGCCTTTCTCTTGATGATATACGTAGGAGTTTCATGACGGCAGTTGCTACTACCAGCCCACGATGTCTTATTCCTTCTGACTGTGATGCTAAGATATTACTTGTTTCCGACTCGGATGTTCAAGAGGTTCAAGTTGAATTAACaaatgatgaggatgaaattgatgagagagaaagattGAGAAGGGCAAGGATTTCTAAAGCAAATAAGGGGAATGTCCCATGGAACAAAGGAAAAAAACACAGTGCAG AAACACTTCGGCGCATCCGAGAGGGGACCAAATTAGCAATGCAGAACCCAAAG GTTAAAATGAAATTAACAACTTTGGGGCATGCTCAAAG tgAGGAAACGAGAGCGAAGATTGGTGCAGGAGTGCGTGAGGGTTGGCGTAGAAGACGACAAAGGCTGTCAGTGCAGGATGGTTGCTTTTTTGAATGGAAGAACATTATAGCTGAATCTGCTAGAAAGGGTTCTGCTGGTGAATACAAGCTGCAATGGGATTCATTTAATACGCAGGAAAGACAACTAAAGCAGGAGTGGTTGGAGAGCATCGAGAAGAGGAAACAAATGCCTAAACCCAAAGGGAACAGTCGAGCACCAAAATCGCTTGAGCAGCGTAGAAAGATTTCAGAAGCAATCTTGGCCAAATGGACTGATCAA GAATATCGAGCTCGAGTTTGCAGTGCGTTGAACAAGTATCATTCCACGTCTAATCCAAGAGAAAGAAATCAAAGAAAACCTAGTAGCACACCTCGTACGAGTGACACAGTGCCAAAGAAAACCACAAAATCCAATAGCATCACAAAAGTGAACATAAGCCCTAAGCAAGTAGGGTCAAAGACAAGAAAGAACTCCACTCCTTCATACAAAGACCCTATGGCaagttataaattcaaaattctaaagaAAATAAAGGAGCAGCGAACAGCAAAGGAAGCAAAAGATGCCACTGAAAAGGCAAA GCTGCTAATTGCTGAAGCTGAGAAGGTTGCAAAAACCCTTGAGATGGCTGCGCCGAAGAGTTCACTTGCACAGGCTTCACTTATGGAAACCAGAATGCTCATTGCCGAGGCAAGACGATCCATTGAGATCATAGAGGCTGGAACATTGACAATGCAGGAGTTTAGAGATGAAAAATCTTTAGACTCCAGTGGAAAATTAAATCATTTCCAGTCCAGTTCAGGGCTACCGAACACTGAAAAATTAGATCAAAGGCCTGTAAATGGTTTCCATCATCCAATCTCCACTGAAACTCGCCCAAAATATATGAATTTCGACAAGTTATCATCGGAAACTGCAGTGAATGGTTGGACACCGTCAATGGCAACCCAAAACACAGAATACATGGAAGTTGGTTTGACTTTGGACACTGAAAGTGTGGCCAAGGGAGTAGAAAACAGCAACGGCTCATTCATCAGTAGGTCAAAAAAATATGAAGCAGATCCTTCAAAAGGGGATAGTGAAGCACCAGGAGTGGAAACTAGTCTACCTACCAGCACATTTCCTGTGAAATCTAAGAAGAGATGGTTTCGCGGAAGACTAGTTGAAGTTGAAGACGATGGGGTTACAGAGCAAGATAGAATAGGAAAGAACAAATAG
- the LOC122055714 gene encoding uncharacterized protein LOC122055714 isoform X1 translates to MASSTATLFLLPPAIYDLRQRAKPKAAPPSSALRWNPLFLSCNRLPKCRFFPPPAQDNLGIVSSCSSSSDGVAEGEEIQRQKPKSGGGVSSLSSLLEAFSAPSGPPLVAVFLGVFLIAASPCAALLSAVSSFPCHLSYSSWCHTVLSSFHISSTQLENGRDNFVLSLLLMGSAAVTLVAGFFSDKPKLQVSTPDSFALALYWSFENEDKAILEESRSVRTDYFASQTFFKNQGDALGISSLKGRKFVMKWNNQHAKRQILQSLSLDDIRRSFMTAVATTSPRCLIPSDCDAKILLVSDSDVQEVQVELTNDEDEIDERERLRRARISKANKGNVPWNKGKKHSAETLRRIREGTKLAMQNPKVKMKLTTLGHAQSEETRAKIGAGVREGWRRRRQRLSVQDGCFFEWKNIIAESARKGSAGEYKLQWDSFNTQERQLKQEWLESIEKRKQMPKPKGNSRAPKSLEQRRKISEAILAKWTDQEYRARVCSALNKYHSTSNPRERSQRKPSSTPRTSDTVPKKTTKSNSITKVNRSPKQVGSKTRKNSTPSYKDPMASYKFKILKKIKEQRTAKEAKDATEKAKLLIAEAEKVAKTLEMAAPKSSLAQASLMETRMLIAEARRSIEIIEAGTSTMQEFRDEKSLDSSGKLNHFQSSSWLPNTEKLDQRLVNGFHHPISTETRPKYMNFNKLSSETAVNGWTPSMATQSTEYMNVGLTLDTESVAKGVENSNGSFISRSKKYEADPSKGDSEAPGVETSLPTSTFPVKSKKRWFRGRLVEVEDDGVTGQDRIGKNK, encoded by the exons ATGGCTTCTTCCACCGCAACTTTGTTCCTCCTGCCTCCAGCAATCTACGACCTCCGCCAGCGAGCCAAACCTAAGGCCGCGCCGCCTTCTTCTGCTCTGAGATGGAACCCTTTGTTCCTCAGTTGCAATCGCCTCCCGAAATGTCGGTTCTTCCCCCCTCCGGCCCAAGATAATCTTGGTATAGTTTCGTCGTGTTCTTCCTCTTCCGATGGGGTGGCAGAGGGCGAGGAAATACAgcggcaaaaaccaaaatctggCGGCGGCGTTTCCTCCTTGAGTTCGCTTCTTGAAGCCTTCAGTGCTCCCAGTGGTCCGCCGCTGGTTGCCGTCTTCTTGGGTGTCTTTTTGATTGCTGCCAGTCCCTGCGCCGCCCTTTTGTCCGCCGTATCCTCCTTCCCATGCcatctctcctattcttcttgGTGTCACACGGTGCTCTCCTCTTTTCACATCAGTTCTACTCAACTTGAAAATGGCCGCGATAACTTCGTTCTTTCTCTTCTGCTGATGGGTTCTGCAGCCGTGACGTTGGTCGCTGGCTTCTTCTCAGATAAACCTAAGCTTCAG GTGAGCACGCCTGATTCATTTGCACTTGCTCTTTATTGGTCATTTGAGAATGAAGATAAAGCTATCTTAGAGGAATCGAGGAGTGTGCGAACAG ATTATTTTGCTTCACAAACTTTCTTCAAAAATCAGGGAGATGCACTTGGAATTTCATCCCTTAAGGGGAGAAAGTTCGTTATGAAGTGGAACAATCAACATGCCAAAAGACAGATCCTTCAAAGCCTTTCTCTTGATGATATACGTAGGAGTTTCATGACGGCAGTTGCTACTACCAGCCCACGATGTCTTATTCCTTCTGACTGTGATGCTAAGATATTACTTGTTTCCGACTCGGATGTTCAAGAGGTTCAAGTTGAATTAACaaatgatgaggatgaaattgatgagagagaaagattGAGAAGGGCAAGGATTTCTAAAGCAAATAAGGGGAATGTCCCATGGAACAAAGGAAAAAAACACAGTGCAG AAACACTTCGGCGCATCCGAGAGGGGACCAAATTAGCAATGCAGAACCCAAAG GTTAAAATGAAATTAACAACTTTGGGGCATGCTCAAAG tgAGGAAACGAGAGCAAAAATTGGTGCAGGAGTGCGTGAGGGTTGGCGTAGAAGACGACAAAGGCTGTCGGTGCAGGATGGTTGTTTTTTTGAATGGAAGAACATTATAGCTGAATCTGCTAGAAAGGGTTCTGCTGGTGAATACAAGCTGCAATGGGATTCATTTAATACGCAGGAAAGACAACTAAAGCAGGAGTGGTTGGAGAGCATCGAGAAGAGGAAACAAATGCCTAAACCCAAAGGGAACAGTCGAGCACCAAAATCGCTTGAGCAGCGTAGAAAGATTTCAGAAGCAATCTTGGCCAAATGGACTGATCAA GAATATCGAGCTCGAGTTTGCAGTGCGTTGAACAAGTATCATTCCACGTCTAATCCAAGAGAAAGAAGTCAAAGAAAACCTAGTAGCACACCTCGTACGAGTGACACAGTGCCAAAGAAAACCACAAAATCCAATAGCATCACAAAAGTGAACAGAAGCCCTAAGCAAGTAGGGTCAAAGACAAGAAAGAACTCCACTCCTTCATACAAAGACCCTATGGCaagttataaattcaaaattctaaagaAAATAAAGGAGCAGCGAACAGCAAAGGAAGCAAAAGATGCCACTGAAAAGGCAAA GCTGCTAATTGCTGAAGCTGAGAAGGTTGCAAAAACCCTTGAGATGGCTGCGCCGAAGAGTTCACTTGCACAGGCTTCACTTATGGAAACCAGAATGCTCATTGCCGAGGCAAGACGATCCATTGAGATCATAGAGGCTGGAACATCGACAATGCAGGAGTTTAGAGATGAAAAATCTTTAGACTCCAGTGGAAAATTAAATCATTTCCAGTCCAGTTCATGGCTACCGAACACTGAAAAATTAGATCAAAGGCTTGTAAATGGTTTCCATCATCCAATCTCCACTGAAACTCGCCCAAAATATATGAATTTCAACAAGTTATCATCGGAAACTGCAGTGAATGGTTGGACACCGTCAATGGCAACCCAAAGCACAGAATACATGAATGTTGGTTTGACTTTGGACACTGAAAGTGTGGCCAAGGGAGTAGAAAACAGCAACGGCTCATTTATCAGTAGGTCAAAAAAATATGAAGCAGATCCTTCAAAAGGGGATAGTGAAGCACCAGGAGTGGAAACTAGTCTACCTACCAGCACATTTCCTGTGAAATCTAAGAAGAGATGGTTTCGCGGAAGACTAGTTGAAGTTGAAGACGATGGGGTTACAGGGCAAGATAGAATAGGAAAGAACAAATAG
- the LOC122055721 gene encoding histone H3.3b-like, translating into MARTKHTAKRGLSRPHRKRFQFTGSPSARRKAAATSAATPSRTVPSDTGASSEDAHQGTQRQTEKRSRRSRPGVVALREIRRLQKLTKLLIPFAPFARLIREITGFYSREVTRWTPDALLALQEAAECHLQAMFEDAYLCSIHAKRVTLMVKDIQLARRIGGKRHW; encoded by the exons ATGGCGAGGACGAAGCACACCGCAAAAAGAGGCCTCTCTCGCCCCCATCGGAAGCGCTTCCAGTTCACCGGGTCTCCCAGTGCCCGGCGGAAAGCAGCAG CTACCTCGGCCGCGACCCCGTCTCGTACCGTTCCT AGTGACACCGGGGCCAGTTCGGAGGATGCGCATCAAG GAACGCAGAGGCAGACTGAAAAGCGGAGTCGCCGATCTAGGCCTGGAGTAGTAGCCTTACGTGAGATTAGGAGGCTTCAGAAGTTGACGAAGCTGCTGATTCCTTTTGCTCCATTTGCCAGACTT ATTAGGGAGATCACTGGTTTTTATAGTAGGGAAGTAACTCGGTGGACCCCTGATGCTTTGCTTGCGCTTCAAGAG GCAGCAGAATGCCACTTGCAAGCAATGTTTGAGGATGCATATCTATGCTCAATACATGCAAAGCGTGTTACTCTTA TGGTGAAAGACATACAGTTAGCTAGGCGGATAGGAGGAAAGCGACACTGGTGA
- the LOC122055719 gene encoding ABSCISIC ACID-INSENSITIVE 5-like protein 2 isoform X1: MATERDGGNGCQRSQIQSLSRQGSLYNLTLNEVQNHIGEPLLSMNLDDLLKTVFPSEGNQLCAAEVDMPADRHASSSGLRRQGSMTMPWELSKKTVDEVWRDIQQEQNQKKVEIQRLGHEKQPTLGEMTLEDFLVKAGVVVGALDKDGHELIGDVDPVGNIDPLQGTQNFTQGTGWLQQFQQMAAMDTQMHGQQSIMGTYISNIPHHQISPGTMFEAVFSEGQVDIASPTLGVFSDPQTPGRKRGASEDMVDKFAERRQKRMIKNRESAARSRARKQAYTNELENKVSRLEEENERLKKQKELDKLVFSAPLPEPRYQLRRTSSAPL; this comes from the exons ATGGCAACAGAGAGAGATGGGGGCAATGGTTGCCAGCGTTCCCAGATACAGAGCTTGTCTAGGCAAGGATCACTTTATAATTTGACTCTCAATGAAGTCCAGAACCACATAGGGGAACCTCTTCTTAGCATGAACCTTGATGACCTCCTCAAGACTGTGTTCCCGAGTGAGGGTAATCAGTTATGCGCTGCAGAGGTTGATATGCCAGCTGATCGGCATGCCTCCAGTTCTGGTCTCCGTCGTCAGGGTAGCATGACCATGCCATGGGAGTTGAGCAAAAAGACAGTAGATGAAGTGTGGAGAGACATTCAGCAGGAGCAGAACCAGAAGAAAGTTGAGATCCAGAGATTAGGTCATGAGAAGCAGCCAACACTCGGAGAAATGACGCTAGAGGATTTTCTAGTAAAGGCTGGTGTGGTTGTTGGTGCACTTGACAAAGATGGGCATGAATTGATTGGGGATGTAGATCCAGTGGGGAATATTGATCCATTGCAGGGAACACAGAATTTTACACAAGGAACAGGTTGGTTGCAGCAATTTCAACAGATGGCTGCTATGGATACACAGATGCACGGGCAACAAAGCATTATGGGCACTTACATATCAAACATACCACATCATCAAATTAGTCCTGGAACTATGTTTGAGGCAGTGTTCTCTGAGGGTCAGGTAGATATAGCTTCACCAACACTAGGTGTGTTTTCTGATCCTCAAACACCAGGTAGGAAACGTGGTGCTTCCGAGGACATGGTGGACAAATTTGCTGAAAGGCGACAGAAAAGGATGATCAAAAACCGTGAGTCTGCAGCACGTTCAAGAGCAAGGAAACAG GCATACACCAATGAGCTGGAAAACAAAGTTTCTCGCCTAGAAGAAGAGAATGAGAGGTTAAAGAAACAGAAG GAGTTGGACAAGTTGGTGTTCTCCGCACCTCTTCCAGAACCGCGGTATCAGCTTCGTCGAACGAGCTCTGCACCTCTTTGA
- the LOC122055719 gene encoding ABSCISIC ACID-INSENSITIVE 5-like protein 2 isoform X2, with translation MATERDGGNGCQRSQIQSLSRQGSLYNLTLNEVQNHIGEPLLSMNLDDLLKTVFPSEGNQLCAAEVDMPADRHASSSGLRRQGSMTMPWELSKKTVDEVWRDIQQEQNQKKVEIQRLGHEKQPTLGEMTLEDFLVKAGVVVGALDKDGHELIGDVDPVGNIDPLQGTQNFTQGTGWLQQFQQMAAMDTQMHGQQSIMGTYISNIPHHQISPGTMFEAVFSEGQVDIASPTLGVFSDPQTPGRKRGASEDMVDKFAERRQKRMIKNRESAARSRARKQAYTNELENKVSRLEEENERLKKQKVCIICYSVIRSTVS, from the exons ATGGCAACAGAGAGAGATGGGGGCAATGGTTGCCAGCGTTCCCAGATACAGAGCTTGTCTAGGCAAGGATCACTTTATAATTTGACTCTCAATGAAGTCCAGAACCACATAGGGGAACCTCTTCTTAGCATGAACCTTGATGACCTCCTCAAGACTGTGTTCCCGAGTGAGGGTAATCAGTTATGCGCTGCAGAGGTTGATATGCCAGCTGATCGGCATGCCTCCAGTTCTGGTCTCCGTCGTCAGGGTAGCATGACCATGCCATGGGAGTTGAGCAAAAAGACAGTAGATGAAGTGTGGAGAGACATTCAGCAGGAGCAGAACCAGAAGAAAGTTGAGATCCAGAGATTAGGTCATGAGAAGCAGCCAACACTCGGAGAAATGACGCTAGAGGATTTTCTAGTAAAGGCTGGTGTGGTTGTTGGTGCACTTGACAAAGATGGGCATGAATTGATTGGGGATGTAGATCCAGTGGGGAATATTGATCCATTGCAGGGAACACAGAATTTTACACAAGGAACAGGTTGGTTGCAGCAATTTCAACAGATGGCTGCTATGGATACACAGATGCACGGGCAACAAAGCATTATGGGCACTTACATATCAAACATACCACATCATCAAATTAGTCCTGGAACTATGTTTGAGGCAGTGTTCTCTGAGGGTCAGGTAGATATAGCTTCACCAACACTAGGTGTGTTTTCTGATCCTCAAACACCAGGTAGGAAACGTGGTGCTTCCGAGGACATGGTGGACAAATTTGCTGAAAGGCGACAGAAAAGGATGATCAAAAACCGTGAGTCTGCAGCACGTTCAAGAGCAAGGAAACAG GCATACACCAATGAGCTGGAAAACAAAGTTTCTCGCCTAGAAGAAGAGAATGAGAGGTTAAAGAAACAGAAG GTATGCATCATCTGCTATTCTGTTATTCGCAGCACAGTTAGCTAG
- the LOC122055715 gene encoding probable galacturonosyltransferase 7 → MKGYGPGGLSAAAQQAAKRRWKGQPAAVFALVFFSLLVPLVFLLGLQNRFPSGYLADVRSQQESNFDTYRNVTLEQELISLKDVLHVPPPEELSKRIKETLVSPTSQLKNYSSQARGDELKSNGPVKRHAGASKEPSSPNTKIGVGDSKPSHDIVMSVYETDRSCEHEFGSYCLWSRKHRRVMKDSIVKRLKDQLFVARAYYPSIAKIQGKETLTRELKLNIQDHERMLSEAVSDLDLPPLVGKKIANMDKVIAKAKSCPVDCNNVDRKLRQILDLTEDEAHFHMKQSAFLYQLGVQTMSKTFHCLLMRLTVEFFKSPASNVEHISASKSVNPSYLHYVIFSRNILAVSVTINSTVTNSKESDSIVIHVITDKQNFYSMKHWFVRHSYGNATVHIMNFDELKSNHVSNLDFGEMSMPEEFRISSHATSQQTPLQMGTKYLSVFGHSHFLLPDMFKDLKKVVLLDDDVVVQKDISFLWNLDLGGKVIGATEFCGVKLGHLKSNLGTAVYDSNACAWMSGVSIIDLEKWRELDITGVYGRIVDQLKQENEAQWRATALPANLLAFHGHIYALDNTLVQQGLGHDYEVSEDSVKNAAALHYNGNMKPWLDLAIPKYKNSWKKYLTRDERYMEECNVNP, encoded by the exons ATGAAAGGCTACGGCCCCGGCGGGCTGTCCGCCGCCGCGCAGCAGGCGGCGAAGCGGAGGTGGAAGGGACAGCCAGCGGCTGTTTTCGCGCTCGTCTTCTTCTCGCTGCTCGTCCCCCTCGTGTTCCTCCTCGGCCTCCAGAACCGGTTCCCTTCCG GATACTTAGCCGATGTTCGCTCCCAGCAG GAAAGTAACTTTGACACTTACCGCAATGTGACTCTCGAACAAGAGCTGATCTCATTGAAG GATGTTCTTCATGTGCCCCCTCCTGAGGAATTGAGCAAGAGAATCAAGGAAACCCTTGTTTCACCCACATCACAACTCAAGAATTATAGCTCTCAGGCAAGGGGTGATGAGCTCAAATCAAACG GTCCTGTTAAAAGACATGCTGGTGCTTCAAAAGAGCCTTCATCTCCTAATACTAAA ATTGGTGTAGGAGATAGCAAGCCGAGCCATGATATAGTTATGAGTGTATATGAGACTGACAGATCTTGTGAACATGAATTCGGAAGCTATTGTCTTTGGTCCAGAAAACATAGACGAGTTATGAAAGATTCTATTGTTAAGAGACTCAAGGACCAGCTTTTTGTGGCAAGAGCTTATTACCCTAGCATCGCAAAAATTCAAGGAAAGGAAACCTTGACTCGTGAATTGAAACTGAATATTCAAGATCATGAGCGCATGCTTAGTGAAGCAGTTTCTGATCTCGATCTACCACCGCT TGTGGGGAAGAAGATTGCAAATATGGACAAGGTCATTGCAAAAGCTAAGTCATGCCCTGTTGATTGCAATAATGTTGATAGGAAACTCAGGCAGATCCTTGATCTTACAGAAGATGAAGCTCATTTTCATATGAAACAAAGTGCATTTTTATATCAGCTTGGTGTCCAGACCATGTCTAAAACTTTTCATTGTCTTTTAATGAGATTGACAGTAGAGTTCTTCAAATCTCCAGCATCTAATGTGGAGCATATATCTGCTTCTAAAAGTGTCAATCCAAGCTATCTGCACTATGTCATCTTCTCAAGAAATATACTAGCAGTATCGGTCACTATCAACTCTACTGTGACAAATTCTAAG GAATCTGATAGCATCGTCATTCACGTGATAACAGATAAACAGAATTTTTACTCTATGAAACATTGGTTTGTCAGACACTCATATGGAAATGCAACCGTTCACATTATGAACTTTGATGAGCTAAAGTCTAATCATGTTTCCAACTTAGACTTTGGAGAGATGTCAATGCCAGAGGAGTTCCGAATCTCTAGTCACGCTACTTCACAACAAACCCCTTTGCAGATGGGAACTAAATACCTCTCCGTATTTGGTCATTCCCACTTTCTTCTTCCCGATATGTTCAAGGATCTAAAGAAGGTAGTTCTTTTGGATGATGATGTGGTTGTTCAAAAGGACATATCCTTTTTGTGGAATCTTGATCTAGGTGGAAAAGTAATCGGCGCTACTGAGTTTTGTGGAGTAAAACTGGGCCATCTGAAATCAAATCTGGGCACCGCAGTGTATGACAGTAACGCTTGTGCCTGGATGTCTGGCGTAAGCATAATTGATTTGGAGAAATGGAGAGAACTTGATATTACTGGAGTTTATGGAAGGATTGTTGATCAG TTAAAACAGGAAAATGAGGCACAGTGGAGAGCTACTGCACTTCCTGCAAATTTACTTGCTTTTCACGGTCATATATATGCTCTCGACAATACTTTAGTTCAGCAAGGGCTTGGCCATGATTACGAAGTCTCTGAGGACTCTGTGAAGAATGCAGCGGCATTGCATTACAACGGCAACATGAAGCCTTGGCTCGATTTAGCCATTCCCAAATACAAGAACTCCTGGAAGAAGTACCTTACACGAGATGAGCGATATATGGAAGAATGCAATGTTAACCCATAG
- the LOC122055720 gene encoding histone H3-like isoform X1, protein MARTKHTAKRGLSRPHRKRFQFTGSPIARRKAAATAAATPSRTVPILHPQGDTGGSSEDAHQGTQRQTEKRSRRSRPGVVALREIRRLQKLTKLLIPFAPFARLIREITGFYSREVTRWTPDAMLALQEAAECHLQAMFEDAYLCSIHAKRVTLMVKDIQLARRIGGKRHW, encoded by the exons ATGGCGAGGACGAAGCACACCGCAAAAAGAGGCCTCTCTCGCCCCCATCGGAAGCGCTTCCAGTTCACCGGGTCTCCCATTGCCCGGCGGAAAGCAGCAG CTACCGCGGCTGCGACCCCGTCTCGTACTGTTCCT ATTTTGCACCCACAGGGTGACACGGGGGGCAGTTCGGAGGATGCGCATCAAG GAACGCAGAGGCAGACTGAAAAGCGGAGTCGCCGATCTAGGCCTGGAGTAGTAGCCTTACGTGAGATTAGGAGGCTTCAGAAGTTGACGAAGCTGCTGATTCCTTTTGCTCCATTTGCCAGACTT ATTAGGGAAATCACTGGTTTTTATAGTAGGGAAGTAACTCGGTGGACCCCTGATGCTATGCTTGCGCTTCAAGAG GCAGCAGAATGCCACTTGCAAGCAATGTTTGAAGATGCATATCTATGCTCAATACATGCAAAGCGTGTTACTCTTA TGGTGAAAGACATACAGTTAGCTAGGCGGATAGGAGGAAAGCGACACTGGTGA
- the LOC122055720 gene encoding histone H3.3b-like isoform X2, with protein MARTKHTAKRGLSRPHRKRFQFTGSPIARRKAAATAAATPSRTVPGDTGGSSEDAHQGTQRQTEKRSRRSRPGVVALREIRRLQKLTKLLIPFAPFARLIREITGFYSREVTRWTPDAMLALQEAAECHLQAMFEDAYLCSIHAKRVTLMVKDIQLARRIGGKRHW; from the exons ATGGCGAGGACGAAGCACACCGCAAAAAGAGGCCTCTCTCGCCCCCATCGGAAGCGCTTCCAGTTCACCGGGTCTCCCATTGCCCGGCGGAAAGCAGCAG CTACCGCGGCTGCGACCCCGTCTCGTACTGTTCCT GGTGACACGGGGGGCAGTTCGGAGGATGCGCATCAAG GAACGCAGAGGCAGACTGAAAAGCGGAGTCGCCGATCTAGGCCTGGAGTAGTAGCCTTACGTGAGATTAGGAGGCTTCAGAAGTTGACGAAGCTGCTGATTCCTTTTGCTCCATTTGCCAGACTT ATTAGGGAAATCACTGGTTTTTATAGTAGGGAAGTAACTCGGTGGACCCCTGATGCTATGCTTGCGCTTCAAGAG GCAGCAGAATGCCACTTGCAAGCAATGTTTGAAGATGCATATCTATGCTCAATACATGCAAAGCGTGTTACTCTTA TGGTGAAAGACATACAGTTAGCTAGGCGGATAGGAGGAAAGCGACACTGGTGA